The following are encoded in a window of Stigmatella erecta genomic DNA:
- a CDS encoding MaoC family dehydratase, giving the protein MSLPVSLELDALPSLGVQLVRAAVARKPSRAAEVPRLEVRVRHVVAEPQRLARYRAVCGFEADGFLPATYPQVLATPLHMALLNRPEFPYRLLGMIHIRNVIRQMRRLPDDAPLAISCFLEGQREVRLGRELDLSTHVEVEGVRVWEAVTTMLRRLPGGDASRKERKASEEEGAAFRDSRPAHWTVPAGVGRRYARASGDYNPIHLSALAARPFGFPRAIAHGMWTLSRCLAEMGEAGEVPALTLTCEFRRPLFLPSRVRFQTARQEEAIAFRVSAEEGVVHLEGSLR; this is encoded by the coding sequence ATGTCTCTCCCCGTTTCGCTCGAGCTCGACGCATTGCCCTCGCTCGGTGTGCAACTGGTGCGCGCCGCCGTGGCCCGGAAACCCTCCCGGGCCGCCGAGGTGCCCCGGTTGGAAGTGCGCGTGCGGCACGTGGTGGCCGAGCCCCAGCGGCTCGCGCGCTATCGCGCCGTCTGTGGCTTCGAGGCCGATGGCTTTCTGCCCGCCACCTATCCCCAGGTGCTGGCCACGCCGCTGCACATGGCCCTGCTCAACCGGCCGGAGTTCCCCTACCGGCTGCTGGGGATGATTCACATCCGCAACGTCATCCGGCAGATGCGCCGGTTGCCGGACGATGCGCCGCTGGCGATCTCCTGCTTCCTGGAAGGGCAGCGCGAGGTGCGCCTGGGCCGGGAACTCGACCTGTCGACCCACGTGGAGGTGGAGGGAGTCCGGGTCTGGGAAGCCGTCACCACCATGCTCCGCCGGCTGCCGGGAGGGGACGCCTCGCGCAAGGAGCGAAAGGCCTCCGAAGAGGAGGGAGCCGCGTTTCGCGACAGCCGTCCCGCCCACTGGACGGTCCCCGCGGGCGTGGGGCGGCGTTATGCCCGGGCCTCGGGGGACTACAACCCCATCCACCTCTCGGCGCTCGCCGCGCGCCCCTTTGGGTTCCCGCGCGCCATCGCCCATGGCATGTGGACGCTGAGCCGTTGCCTGGCGGAGATGGGGGAAGCCGGGGAGGTGCCCGCCCTCACGCTGACGTGTGAGTTCCGGCGGCCCCTCTTCCTGCCCTCGCGGGTGCGATTCCAGACTGCGCGGCAGGAGGAGGCCATCGCCTTCCGCGTCTCCGCGGAGGAGGGCGTGGTCCACCTGGAGGGCTCCCTGCGTTGA
- a CDS encoding MFS transporter produces the protein MIESEVAPPSPETRWSWPPLFGLLEIQFGAAVGFLQTAVPYWLARDGMPLAQIGLLSGTAFSPHAWKLLWVPLIDLGPWRRIWYGVGTLLTALFLLACAFLDEPAQHLGLYTLLLTGLQATASTAHAALNGLMATTTRTEDKGRTGGWQMAGNVGATSMLGALCIWLASVSSRQTVGLVMAGLVLASGAGIFWITERPGARASPGPLLRAAWERVKGIVSDLLRTAFSRDGLVMLVLCLMPVSCGALTNLFSAMAGDYQVSQHVVELVNGLGMGVTGALGSLLGGWLSDRMNRKLNYALMGGATGLCAFAMAAAPLTPSTYVWGTLAYSFANGAAFAAFAGMVLDMVSEGAAVTTKYTLFVAASNLSISYVTALDGQASGFRDLGVRASIAFDGLITFAGILGVGLIFLLFLHRKPRPTAV, from the coding sequence GTGATCGAGTCCGAAGTCGCGCCCCCTTCCCCCGAAACGCGCTGGTCCTGGCCTCCCCTGTTCGGGTTGCTGGAGATCCAGTTCGGCGCCGCCGTGGGCTTCCTTCAGACGGCGGTCCCCTACTGGCTGGCCCGGGATGGCATGCCCCTGGCCCAGATCGGGCTGCTGTCCGGCACCGCCTTCTCCCCGCATGCCTGGAAGCTGCTCTGGGTGCCGCTCATCGATCTCGGCCCCTGGCGGCGGATCTGGTACGGCGTGGGCACGCTCCTGACGGCGCTGTTCCTGCTGGCGTGCGCCTTCCTGGATGAGCCTGCCCAGCATCTCGGGCTCTACACGCTCCTGCTCACGGGCCTGCAGGCCACGGCCTCGACGGCGCACGCGGCGCTCAATGGCCTGATGGCCACCACCACCCGGACCGAGGACAAGGGCCGCACGGGGGGGTGGCAGATGGCCGGGAACGTGGGGGCCACGAGCATGCTCGGCGCGCTCTGCATCTGGCTGGCGAGCGTCTCCAGCCGGCAAACCGTGGGCCTCGTGATGGCGGGGCTGGTGCTCGCCAGCGGCGCTGGCATCTTCTGGATCACCGAGCGCCCCGGCGCGCGCGCTTCCCCCGGGCCCCTGCTGCGCGCGGCCTGGGAGCGCGTGAAGGGCATCGTGAGCGATCTGCTGCGCACGGCCTTCAGCCGCGATGGCCTGGTCATGTTGGTGTTGTGCTTGATGCCGGTGAGCTGCGGCGCGCTCACCAACCTCTTCAGCGCCATGGCGGGCGACTACCAGGTGTCCCAGCACGTGGTGGAGCTGGTGAACGGCCTGGGCATGGGCGTCACCGGCGCCCTCGGCTCCCTCCTGGGCGGCTGGCTGTCGGACCGCATGAACCGCAAGCTCAACTACGCCCTCATGGGCGGCGCCACGGGGTTGTGTGCCTTCGCCATGGCCGCCGCGCCCCTGACTCCCTCCACGTATGTCTGGGGCACACTGGCCTACAGCTTCGCCAATGGCGCGGCCTTCGCGGCCTTCGCCGGCATGGTGCTGGACATGGTCAGCGAGGGCGCTGCGGTCACCACGAAGTACACGCTCTTCGTCGCGGCCTCCAACCTCTCCATCAGCTACGTCACCGCCCTGGATGGCCAGGCATCCGGCTTCCGCGACCTGGGCGTCCGCGCGAGCATCGCGTTCGATGGCCTCATCACCTTCGCGGGCATCCTGGGCGTGGGATTGATTTTTCTGCTGTTCTTGCACCGGAAGCCTCGGCCTACGGCGGTTTGA
- a CDS encoding GNAT family N-acetyltransferase: MTAHEASLRADPALVEIWVNGWALTRGTPPPVREGEALRVDVGLPDQRLRYVYARWSEAVARRARELDTPWCFLKVCASSEEVRPGLPPAWEIRPPGFMMRCDGPMRGNAQLPSGYALDLSGGSPVTLARVFTADGQEAARGRMACVGDVAIYDRIATEPGHRRRGLARSLLLALEAVARARGSRRGLLVATTDGRALYETLGWNLHSLYTTAVIPGPEGV, translated from the coding sequence ATGACGGCTCACGAAGCCTCCCTTCGCGCGGATCCCGCGCTCGTCGAGATCTGGGTGAACGGTTGGGCCCTGACGCGGGGCACGCCTCCGCCCGTTCGTGAGGGCGAGGCGCTGCGGGTCGATGTCGGTCTGCCTGACCAGCGGCTGCGCTACGTGTACGCGCGGTGGTCCGAGGCGGTGGCGCGGCGGGCCCGGGAGCTCGACACGCCCTGGTGCTTCCTGAAGGTCTGTGCCTCCTCGGAAGAGGTGCGTCCTGGGCTGCCGCCGGCGTGGGAGATCCGCCCGCCGGGTTTCATGATGCGCTGTGACGGGCCCATGCGGGGCAACGCCCAGCTCCCCTCGGGCTATGCGCTGGACCTGTCCGGTGGCTCGCCGGTGACGCTGGCGCGGGTCTTCACGGCGGATGGCCAGGAGGCGGCCCGTGGCCGGATGGCCTGTGTGGGCGATGTCGCGATTTACGACCGGATCGCCACCGAGCCCGGGCATCGCCGCCGGGGCCTGGCGCGGTCCCTGCTCCTGGCCCTGGAGGCTGTCGCGCGGGCCAGGGGAAGCCGTCGAGGTCTGCTGGTGGCCACGACGGACGGACGCGCCCTCTACGAGACGCTCGGTTGGAACCTGCACTCGCTCTACACCACCGCCGTTATTCCCGGCCCGGAAGGGGTGTGA